Genomic segment of Candidatus Binatia bacterium:
CCGGCGATCCTGTTTTTGGACGAGCCGACGATCGGGCTCGATCCCTTGGCACGCCATTCCGTGTGGGATCGCTTGCGGGACCTCAGGCGCGACTACGGCATGACGGTTCTGATCACGACACACGACATGGACGAAGCCGAAGCGCTCTGCGACGAGCTGGCAATTCTGCACGCGGGGCGGGTCGCCGTCGTCGGAAAACCTTCCGAGCTGCGGACGCGGCTCGGCGCCGGTGCGACCATGGATGACGTGTTCGCACATTACGCGGGTGACGGGATCCGCGAAGACGGAAATTTCGGCGACGTTGTTCAAACCCGCAGGACCGCTCGGCGGCTGGGTTGAGCGCACTCCCGTGGACAGATTCCTCCGTGAGAGCGCTGCGGTCGCAGAAGTAGAGCTGATAAAGCTCGTCCGCGATCCAACTGAGGTTTTCTCGCGCGCAGTACAGCCGGTGCTGTGGCTGGTAGTGTTCGGCCAGGTCCTCGCCCATGTCCACGGCATTTACACCGGAGAGGTTGGCTACCTTGCATTCATCACACCTGGAATCCTCGCCCAGAGTGTGTTGTTCAGCGCAATTTTCTACGGCATCGCAGTGATTTGGGAGCGCGATCTCGGCGTCGTGCACAAGCTTCTGGTGAGCCCCGCCCGGCGAAGCTCGCTTGTTTTCGGCAAAGCGGTCTCCGCCGGATTCCGCGGCCTCGTGCAGGCGGCCGTCATTTATCTCATCGCATTCGTTATGCACGTCACGATCCGGCACGAGCCACAGGCTATCTTCGGCGTGCTGGCCGGCGTGTTGCTGGGCTCCGGGCTCTTTTCCACTTTTTCGCTCATCATCGCGTGCATCGTGAAGACGCGCGAGCGCTTCATGGGGATAGGCCAACTCCTCACGATGCCGATGTTCTTCGCAAGCAATGCGATCTATCCGTTGGACCTCATGCCCGGCTGGCTGCGCATCGTCGCGCAGCTCAATCCCCTCACTTACCTGGTCGACGCGCTACGCGGGCTTATGATCGTGGGAGGTGAAAGCGTACACGGCTACGGCGTAGATTTCGCAGTGTTGTTCGCAGTGTTCGTCGTGCTGCTAATGGTCGCCGTGAGGCTGTACCCGACGCTGGTGGAATGAGCACCGCAGTGCGCTGTAAGGAGCGATATTCGGACGGGCTTGTGCAAGCGGACCCATGTTCCAATTGATGGTAGCCCATGGGGCTGCGGCCCACAGGTTGACGGGATCAGTATTCAGCCGTACGACTCATTCAGAGGCCCCCGCCTGCGGCGATATATTGGGATCCGCAGGTGTGTAGGCAGGGGCACGGTTAACCCGCACCGTGCCACCTTCCCGCACGAGCCCGTCGCGGCGTCCCCCCCCCGACTTGTTATCGGGTAAGTTCGCCGCGCGGCTGTGCCACTTGTTCGGGTACAACCGATAGCCGTACCGGCCGTAGGCAATAAAATAAATGTTTTATTGGTTCACGGATATTCTGCCCGTAGGGATAGGGGCTTGCGGGTTGACGATTGCGTATCCCTTCAAGATTAACCATAAAAGCGTATGTATATGCTGGTTTTATTGCCTATTGAGGAGCGAGGGCCATGCGCCAACGACGGCTAGAGAGAACCCGATCCCCCGGGCGACCCCCAGGTGGTGGCGGCCAGGCCAAAATCCTATCCGCTGCCGAACTCACCCGCGTCGACAAGTGCCTGACGGGCACCCCGAACGAGCTGCGCAATCGCGCCCTCATCTACCTGCAGTATGCAACCGGGATGCGCGTCGGTGAGCTGGCCAGCTTAAATGTTGGTGACGTCCTGCATCAAGGACGCATCCGCAAAGAATTTCGACTCGGCACCGAAGACACCAAATA
This window contains:
- a CDS encoding AAA family ATPase, whose product is PAILFLDEPTIGLDPLARHSVWDRLRDLRRDYGMTVLITTHDMDEAEALCDELAILHAGRVAVVGKPSELRTRLGAGATMDDVFAHYAGDGIREDGNFGDVVQTRRTARRLG
- a CDS encoding ABC transporter permease, producing MDRFLRESAAVAEVELIKLVRDPTEVFSRAVQPVLWLVVFGQVLAHVHGIYTGEVGYLAFITPGILAQSVLFSAIFYGIAVIWERDLGVVHKLLVSPARRSSLVFGKAVSAGFRGLVQAAVIYLIAFVMHVTIRHEPQAIFGVLAGVLLGSGLFSTFSLIIACIVKTRERFMGIGQLLTMPMFFASNAIYPLDLMPGWLRIVAQLNPLTYLVDALRGLMIVGGESVHGYGVDFAVLFAVFVVLLMVAVRLYPTLVE